Genomic window (Phragmites australis chromosome 5, lpPhrAust1.1, whole genome shotgun sequence):
CGATGAACCATGCCACCTTAGCTGGTCCACAGGACCATACACCCCATCAGCACCCACGTAGGCGCCACATCATCTGTTTGAGCCCAATCAGCGATGACGTCAACATTACACAATAACCAGAATTTCcagtaaaaaataaattatgttattctctaaaattaggTCTTTTACAGTTAACCCCTAGACTTTTTAGTTTTCATAAAAGGCCCCTGTTAGCTATGTTTATTTTACATTAAACCCCatatagttttatttattttcatacaaGTCCCTAAACTTTCACAAATAAATCCCagaaacttttctatttttaccaaATAGCTCTTGCCTTTTTACAGAAAGACCCATGTAACTTCAaacatttataattttttttttgtcatagcTCTGTTTTAGGAAATCCTTGCGCTCACATGGTCATACCAATGTGTACTTTTTgttagtaggctttttataACGCTTTGCTACTATTTGGTATACtattcttagatgtttgtaCTTGCTTATTTTTTGTGTTTGTGAATGTAATAGAAGACGAGCAGTTTGTGGACCTGCAGGACTAGATTTTtaaagagtttgagcaacccaCTGTTAAAGGAaagtgttcttgatcacatTGACCCTATTATAAGAAAGTATGTCTTTTATTCCTACTTGCATGCTATCAATATGAATATCatgtttagggtttactagtactTTTCAGATTATCCTTATCGCCTGTGTTGCAATTTGGGTGTTTATGGTAGAAATGTATATTCATGCTGTCAAGTCGGGTGGTTTAAATGTTAATCTgtttaatggtctatgcaatatgaaccgatttgggtaatctttttgtagcaacatggatcatagggatctaggcgggttggtttggtcggtatgatTGTTGTGTGCGCATTGGGTGATGCAGGACCAGCTTGCGAAGCCTGTAACCCAGTGCAATAGTGCAATCACAAGGCTTACATGGGTATGGTCTagataattaattagatatcctCCTTATTCATATGCACCAGTTGGttgttgagtggcacaagatgggACCTCTGCAGTGGATGTAATCCCTGTTAGctgtgaaaccttagtgggtgtatACAGATTTGGAGGTGTTTTGTAGAGGCCTtatagtgagaccccgactctaTATCCTAGAAATGTAAAGCAACATgtgaatcatgactcatgggtaaaatGTGCAACCTCTGCGGAGTGTAAAAccgatatatcagccgtgctcacggtcaagagcgagcttgaACTTCTTAATGAGTAGTGGGAGATATTGGATGGTTGGTTCAAGTAGTTTGGTGGTGGTAAACCGAGGAgctggtagccggatatggaatatctagtGAGTTTGATAGTCGTATAGAATCTAATAAGTTGTGCCTTTTAAAGTCTTAtggtcacacatagtaaataggactgCTATGTCTTTTTAAGTTCTAGATTATGATGACATAGATGTTGTAAACCTAAGGCAAGCATTTCTTATCTTAAGCTCTCATGTcatgcttttatacacttgctaagtacgatatgtactcacgtttgctTTCTCTCAACctcttgttgctgctcagaaggtgaagacttctagaagatggagctgagttctaagTGGAGGAAGATTTTGGCTCGGAGACCATGTTCTAGACTGGTGCTCCTCCGTACAACGCTTGTGGATTGATAGAAGATCTGCTACTATCGGATTatcttagtatttttttaagacaTACGAATCCTTCTGTAATGAATCTTATCATTGTGTAATAGTACTGTAAAGATTTCACTTATGACGTCACCacatgtataaaacttgatctttatatacatacacaatACATCTGGTTTATCCTtttaaaaccggatgtgacataGTTGCTAGTAATTTGCAAGCAAGAGCATCTCAAGTGTGCACCATGCCTGCCTCTGGGGAAAATCATGCATAGAGGGCAGCGCACAGAACCATAAGAAGTGGCCATTCCATCCCTCAATCCAAGGGCCTTCCAAAACATACCGGCTGCAAACACATCCGTAAACCACAACGGGGAAACCAGTGGACGAATCGACAGCCTTGCAAAGGCGTTTACCGATGGAGAGATAAGATCACAAAGATCCTATCTGATCGAAGCAACAAGGAGACCAATGGGGGTTGTATGCTTTCCCATGTTTCGAAGGCTTTTGAGAGCGAAATGACATGCTGTTAGCGTGGTAATGAATGGGGGCTGGTGCTGGCTGTGTGTTTGAGCGATCCCTGTGGCCACTCATGGGCATATGCAGTGAAGTGTCGTCTGATTTGCATCACAATGTCAGCCTAGTGTCCAAAACACCTACAGAAAAATGACCCCTTTTCCCTGCATGTTAGCATGTGCAATGCAGGACCAATGTGCTATTTCAAATCCTGCAAGGCTCACAACACATAAAGGGaatttcaccaccaaaaaactaACAGCGCCACGCAGTCAATATTacttggagccaaaatagtttcgATGAGTGGTCAATGAGGCTAGATAGCACAATTCTCAAGAAAAAATGCGCAAACTCGAAGCGAACAATGGTCAGATCCCCATCACATTTCGATGATCCATGGCGGCAACCTAGAATGGTGATACAGAGACCGACTCCATGCACATATATTATAGACACCGCAGCATGATAAGGTCTCGCTGAAACATGACGACCCGATCGAAGCAATGGTGGGCTAAGCTTGCTATCGATCCATAAGACCGTCATCAACCATTtcctctttattttattttatttttctaattttcttatctatttgcattcactttattttttcttatctttaaCAGTTTCTATTTAAAGAGATtcgtaaaaagaaagaaaagagaattcCGGTCTGAGGGAAATGAACTTACAAATCCTTTCGTGAAGAAAACTATGAAAAAAAACTGCTGGAATActgaatgaaaaaaaattctttcacgAAGGAATTCTGAGCCGCGAACAGAACGTTGATAAAGTAGAGGAGCCGGGCGATGCTAGGACAAAAGTGTCCTCGTCGGTCGATTCCAAGATGAGCGAACCAACAAGGAGAAGAAGGGAGAATCTGCACGCATTGGAGGGAACACGCGAGACTATTTTGCAAGTTAGATTGCGAGGGCTGCATCTGGTACGTACTGGCACTCAACTTTCTAGCTCATCAGCTGTTGCAGGTACTGGCACTCTGAACTTTCTAGCTCATCAGCTGTTGCAGGTGCGGTGAGAGCAACCAGTCGACATAATTGATAATTAATCATGTTAGAATGGATTCAGGGGTTGGTTGTACTGGGAGAGTGATAAGGATCcacagcagctgctgctgcgtcCACTGGATCCAGATGAGCTTGATGCTGCAGTGCATATTGATCCTGTCCATGCTGTGGCGTCTGCCTTCACCACCTATAGCTTTGTTCTGCCTGGCCGATTATGGTCTGTTTGGCTACCTGTATTGTTCTCAGTTTGATTTGTATAAGTCATGCAGACTGAGTTGAGATAGGTTGGAGAGATGCAGTAggatttgtttggttggttgcacGCGCTCAGTCTGACTGAGAAGAGATGGTGTTTAGTTGCCCGCATGAGtatatattataatataaaGGAACTCGCTTTTTTACTAAATAATcttgggttgaaaatatttttataaattagtacatcacatgataagaatattattgatttttttatgatttttggagaattttaattaaatattaacttaaATTTTTTagaccaaactaattaaaatgggttgctagtgagctctagttcgctcataaaaatgtttagaatttttggaccactCTTGTACTCTTaaataaaattgagagttaaataaaaaattcatatatatatagtaaattTGCAGAACAGGCCCGACGGATACGGCCGAATCTCGCGTACGTGCGGAGCCAGGCTGGTGCGATGCTCTTGCACGGGCGGATACAGGCGCGAGCAAGCGATCAGGCAACCAAACATCCATTCCACGACTGCAACTACATGCATCGATGCTTGGATGAGCGGAGCCGAGTAACCAAACACACTTTTAGCTCACTTATCGGCACAAACAGTATATCAGGATGCAAAACGTGGATACATTATTTTTCTATGGGAAAAGGAAAGATGAAAGCGTGGAAATTTTCATTATACTGATCTATCGATAATTTTGTCGCAAACAAGTTCCAAATAATAGCTGAGTTTTGGGGTAGTGctaaaaaaacatgaatagCTCGATGATACTTGTACTTTTTTGGTCTAGTTCTGAATCACtgctgtcttttttttttaagaggaaGAATCAATACTGTACAGCACAAGCATTTAGGTCCGGCACAAAAGGAAATTCCGATGGGCCCTTACATAGCAGCACCTGAGCCGGCTACTGCCGACATGACTCGGTTAGACCATCACTAAGCTCGATTGGATGAGCCCATAGTCATGCCGAATATGGATGAAAAATTGATAGCAGATTCATATCATTTGATATTTGTATTTGGTAAAGTGTAAATATGGTAACAAAAATTCGTATCTAATTGACAAACGGATACAAATATAGATATATCTAAATTCGTTTCCTAGatataaatatagatatatTCGAATCTGTTTTTCTAGAAATAAATATGGATAATATATGTATCTGAATATGTAGAAATATTTCTATAgaatataaatatgagtaacATAAAGTTTCAttcttttatcttgttctttTACTTAATTCTTTCTaccatatatattattttattgttttgtaTTGCACCACATATACTGTAGAGATAAATTTGCCCAATCCAACGGTCCAAAATTATCTAAAGTCATGGTATTATATTAAAAGTGACTCTTTGCCTTAAGGTAGAGGATCAATTAACTAAAAATGAAGTTGCTTATGTTGAATTGCTATCAAGCTCGTGTcagataaatttattattttacaATTTGTCGTTAAAACTATAGGATATACGCATACAACTGAATTTAGTACATATTTGGATACGGATTCGTATTTGAATAATCCAATTCGTATTTGCATTTGAGGATATTCGGATTTGTATTCGTATTtgtattaaaatatagatagtaaTGTGAAATATTTGATTCGTATCCAATCTGTTTTCACCCCTAATACGAAAAGTAGGATTTCTATAAGTAGGGCGTGATATCCATAGCTTCGGGGTAACGCTCTTTGAGATTGGTGCAAGGAAGTATTCGATGGTTGCGATGTGACCGAGTGGGTTTAACACCACATGTGGAGGGACATGTGGCGTGATCTGATTGGAGGTGGGTGGGTGGGTTGAGATGTGATTAGATTTTCGATATTCAAACATATTTTTCTCTGAAACCGTAAGTCCTTTTTTACTACTGTGTTGTTTAAAATTAATGTAACAACATAAGAttcaatataaatatattttttgaattttgattttttttaaaatcaacaTTTTAAATGTACTAGTTCGAAATTTCGATTGTACTGTTTCAACGTTTCAATTAAAATAtgaaatagtttttttaaatgttgAACTACGTTTTACAAAGTGTTGAATTTGGCCTTTCCAGAATGTTGAGTGTATATAAAAAAATACGaattagaaataaataaaataataaactactaataaagtaaaaaaaaaatctgagtgAGTGGGCCGTGACCGTTGGTGGGCCTCTTGATGGGTGGCGCTACCCTATGTAGGCAAATCCggcgattttttattttttacttttaaatccaaaattacaaatataagcATTCACTTTGAAATTTACAATTATATACTCTGGCGCCAGTTGGGAGGGCTACGTGTTTCCCCTTCCAACGGggaaatatttaaaaataaataaaaatgcagCCTTTTaatgctcttaaaatttaaaacactattgaaatattcataatattttttgaaaaaaattatgaggtagatgatgctataatctagcgCTCTAAAAAATTTTAGCACAAATAATTACTTatacaataagaaacaaaaagataaattttagcaTCCTTGAAGTTTGTCATTTTACATGTCGTATTTTTGTCTGAATGTTTTGAAAAACTAGATGATAGCATTCTCTATATAtaattttgttttagaattttttatgactattttgatagttttttaattttgagagtattgaaacgctatatttttatttatttttttataacgGAAGGCGACGGGTCAAAGTAGTACAGAGTTGCAAGATTTCAAAAGCGGAGGCGTATATTTATAATTTTCGGATTTAAAagtataaaattaaaaaaggtCCAAATCCTGACACCTTCCAAGCAAGCGGCGAACGGCTCCGCGGTCCGCGCCCGCCACGAAAGCAGCCGAGCCGGCGGCGAAGCAGCGACGCCTCCTCGGAAAGACAGAGAAATATCTTCTTCCGTCTCGGTGGTCGCCGGGCTGCCGGCGAGAGTCACGAAACGAGACGATGGCGTGCTGCAGCTCCTCCCCGCGTCCGCTCCCtcccgcgccaccgccgccgccccctcgcGAGCCCGGGTTAGCGTCCCCCGTCGCCGCGCTCTCTCTCCATCCGATGCTgcgcggccgccggcgccgaccCGGGGGAGCCGCCGCAGGACGCCGTGCTCAAGGCCATCTCCCGTGAGGAACCTTCCTTCCTTCCCAGAACCCCAGATATCCAAGCTTCTGCTCTGAGCTAATCAACACCTTGCTTCATTGTACCTCCCCTTTTCAGATAATGCGATAGTCGTATTCACTCTCCCTAGTGTCAGCTCTGCTCAGCCAATTCTGAATTGAAGGGGCAAATTAGCACCAGTTGAGCGTACAGGtgttgattagttgggatctggATTTCTAGTAGATTTTCACGATGCTGGTGAATTGGTGGTCCTCATTTTATCCAAATTAATTTGCCAACGTGCATTGCCGTTTCTAGCTTTTTAACTGCATATCGGTGGTGACGACAGTCGTGCCTAGGAGTTGGGTACTGTGCTACTGAATTACAGTAGGTTTTCGGTTTCGGTTTTTCACTCTATCGTGTTCAAATGGGTTTCTGTTGCACCTGCAATATGCTGAAGCTTACACCAACGTAGGCTATAAATTTCGGCTGTTTCATGATGATAGGAAGGCAGATGCATAAAGTCAATGACAGACCTAGAACAAAAATGACCGAGTGTTCTGGACTGGCCTGCCCGGGTGTCCCACTTGAGCTACAGGATGTCACATAGGCTGTTACATATAATAAATCACTGAAAAACGAATTCAACCGGTGTCATATGCACCCTGTGGACACAaggtggatccgcccctgcatAAAGTGTTTCCTGTTTGGAGGAGTTAGTTACTTTGTTCTATCTTCTAAACCCCTCATCACTTAGATAAACAATTATAGGAAGATGTCAGCAAAGGTTAGCTTTGTCGCTGATTTTGGTGCTTATGTGAGAGTTTGCATATTTCACCCAAAAAATGGCATTCCGTGACAAATTACTACAAAATGAGTGACTATTTGGACATACAATTCTTGAAGCCTTTGAACTATTGACAAAAGGCCTGCCTATGTTTTTGTAGTCCTAGTTGTTGAGTTAGACCTCCTGagttattagaaaaaaaattgaatgaaTATTTAGTTTGCTGATTTTGATCTTCAGTGCTATGATAAAGGTGGTTTCAAGTGATTTAATATCTTCTTAGATAAATCAATTCATTTACCCTAACACCTGTTTTAAACAACTCCTCTGTTTTATATTATTGTAGGATTGCAATACTACTTCTATGCAATTATTGTGTTTTTCCTATTCCAGTGTTAATGCACACGTTCCAAATGGTCCCTGAACAGAACTATTATATATAGATCCAGCTTGCTTAAGTGTAGAAGAGCACAAGGCCTTTCTATTAAGAAGTATTAATTGCGGAGGTCTGCACGCTATGCCTACTTACTAGAATATTGTGTAGTTACATGCTTTCAAGTACTTTTCCTATTGTTTCTTTGATCCAAGTACAAAGTAATGTTCTTCCAGGGACTATATCATGTTTTAACTTTGTAATCACTCTCAACTCTTTTTCATTTCCAAAAATAGAGATAGCAAGCTCTAAAGGAAGGGTTGCACAAACAACAAATGTTATCATGGGTGGTACTGTGACAAATGATGCAACAGATGAGTGGCTTGTTCTTGATAAAAAGGTGTTCTGACTTCTAGATTAGATTATTTCCTCATCTTCAACGTGTTCTTTCTTCTGCATAGGTATCTTATCACCATGTATTTTCTAAAGGTCACTGAGAGCCATTGGTAGGCAATTTGGGACGAAGCCTTTTTGCTCCAATTATGTTTCATGTAAATGGCCCCTCTGGAATCAGTTGGAATGATGGGTGTAGTACTACATAAATAAAATGTATGTCGCTTGTAGCTAATATTTCCGCATCGGCTCCTGGTTCTATGCTATACTGTATTTTGGGATGTCAGGTCACACTAACAGTATGCCATATCCGCTGCAAATAGTTGTATCTGTATATTACTTTCTCAGTATTCTTTTATCTGTGTTCGCACCATAAGTCTTAAGGCTTTAACCTTAGCTATCATTTGTCAAGGAGCAGAAGTTGTTTGAGAATTGAGGTAGTAACTTATCATGGCACAAAATACTACAGAATACTGCTAAACCTGTTGACATATTCCGTAGTTTATGTCATGAGTCATGACTTGGTacgaaatgtgtgctgtgaccTGTGATTCGTTTTCCTACTACTTTTTCAACTATACCTGAAACCAACTATAAGAAAATCAGAACAGTGCTTTTGGATTTTACTTGGTGTATCATGGTAAAACACTTGCTACTTCTGTTTTGCAGGTATATACATATCCTACAGTTAGAGGGTTTACAGCAATTGGTACTGGAGGTGATGATTTTGTCCAGTCGATGGTTGTTGCTGTTGAATCAGTTCTTCAAGAACGAATTCCTGAGGTTGGTTTTCTCAGTTTCTTTGCAACTCTGCTTATAAAAGTAGAAATACAGTGTACAGAGGTACAGCCATTGATGAAAGTGATTCTGGTTCATTTACTCGGATTTGTGGTTCCAATTGTCGGCCTGTCGCTGTAAACATTATGTTCACCATTTAGTTTGGAAGAAAGAATATAGAGTAGCACACGCCAGGACTTCCATCAATGTTGTTAAAATATTTCTTTGAATCTGAGCAAGCTTCCAAGTTCTTAGTTTCTTGTACACTTAGTGTTGTGAACTCTTGGACTGTCTATATTACCACATCTTGTCCAATTCTGCCTTTCTGTAACCATCCTGATTCTTATGGACTGTTGATCTTGTTTGTGCAGGGTCAAATATCACAGAAAGTGTCTTCGAAGGGGAAGTATGTTTCAGTCAAAATCGGACCTATTCGTGTGGTTTCCGGCGAGCAGGTAATCCCATTATTCAGTTGTAATGAATATAAACACAACTCCATGATATGAGCCAATACATATAGTTTAAGGCACTTACTGCATTTCAGACTGTTTCGCAGTTCTTTTTTCTGCAGTACCTCGACGGAACATGATGAGGCTTAACACTGTTTTGTTTCCAGGTCCAAGCGGTGTACAATGCCATGAAGAAAGATGAGCGCATGAAATTCTTTTTGTGAACGGCAATGCCATGCCCAATAGGTATATTCATTCTTTGTTTAACCGTTACTGCAATATTGTGCCAGGCAGTTGATGATGTGTTGCAAGTACAAGGGATGAAGGGAAGACATTTTCCTGATTATACATCTTGGTT
Coding sequences:
- the LOC133917880 gene encoding uncharacterized protein LOC133917880 — translated: MQDQLAKPVTQCNSAITRLTWVQILTPSKQAANGSAVRARHESSRAGGEAATPPRKDREISSSVSVVAGLPARRPPSPRSLSIRCCAAAGADPGEPPQDAVLKAISQIASSKGRVAQTTNVIMGGTVTNDATDEWLVLDKKVYTYPTVRGFTAIGTGGDDFVQSMVVAVESVLQERIPEGQISQKVSSKGKYVSVKIGPIRVVSGEQVQAVYNAMKKDERMKFFL